GTGTCTGGACAGTCCACATTTTCGGGTTTTGCCGTACTTTACAGATAAAGGATCTTTGGTTTTGTTCTCAAGAATCAAAtttgtagaaatatcatgtatatagtagtaaatacaagaaggatctggaatgtactggaacatacatgtaatcgagtcaagcgacgatacctagtcatatactagatgactcgactataatgtaaaggtataaatacggGTGCACTCGACCGTATAGTACATCActctctttctctattcacactactgtctttactatcgttttgtattgatataattctatttacaaacttattctttctacaggttatgagccccgatTGAACGCTTATAACCAACCGtaaatagaatatataaaccACTTACCCAAGTATACTCAAACACAATAAGAAATGGCTGAGAAAACACCAACCATTACTGGTGCAAGCGGATTGCACCAAATCCCATCCCTCCGGGGAACTGAGAATTACAACACATGGCGTATACAGATGGAAGATATACTTACCAATCTCGATCTGTATAGCTATGTAGACGGCACAAATGAAAGACCCAAACCTAAGATAAAAATCAGGGTTACTGGTCGCAAAGACGATGATGGAAACGACTTACCCGATCTTGAAGTAGGCAATGATGATTCCGCATACACGGAATGGATCAAAGCCAATCGTAAAGCACTGTCAAATATTAGACTAAGAGTCGAAGGGAACGTACTTACACACATacaatcatgtaaatactccGCCGACGCTTGGAATCTCTTGGCAGCAACATTTCAAGTTAAGGGTACTGTTGGACTAATTGACTTACAAAGAAAGTTCTTCAGCCACAGGATGTCGGACAGCaaagacattgaggaacacatacaatgtatgcgtggatggttccaacaaatcaatgacaTTGCACCAAACTCGTGCACTGAAGCCGATTGGATAACCACGTTAGTAGCAAGCCTACCTGACTCATGGGACACGTTCACCCAGTCTGTAAGCTTCGAATTCAACACTGAAGACAAGAATAAATTAGCCAATCAAGTGAGTGACCTACGCTCACGTATTATGGCCGAAGCACACCAAAGAAATACCCAACAACCTGACGGTAAGATTTTCTTTGCTACAAATAAACCAAGCTTCAATAAATTTGTACGTACCAATATGAGTAATAAAGGCCCAGATAAGTCTAAATCAAAATGCAATAACTGCGGAAAGATTGGACACTGGGCAGCCAAATGCCGAGGTCCAGGTGGAGGCGCATTCAAGCCCAACCATTCAAATAAAGGTGGTCAACCAAACAGAAGATTCAACACACCAGGAAAAGCTAGGAATGGCAATGCCCgcacgcatatagccatagCTAATAACTCCAAACATAAAGAATATGCGTTCTTGACCCTTGAGGACAAAATAAGCCTGATAGGCAAGACCCCCAACACCTGGATAGCGGATAGCGGCACTACTACTCACATagcaattgattggaatgcaTTCTCCAATTATACCAAGTCATCTGGCTACGTTGCCGGAGTCACTGGCAAAGAGCCAATAATGGGCCGCGGCACTGTAGAGCTATTGTGCTTAAATAATACAGAGAAGAACAAATACACAAAGATTAGGCTCACCAATGTAGCTCACGTGCCAAGTTTGCCCGCAAACCTAATCAGCTTATCATTAGTAACTGATAAAGGCACTAGAATTCTGATGGATCAGAATGAATTGCAAATACTAGATAAAAACAATAGACCAATCATTATCGGATCAAAGTTGAAAAattgcaaacaaggaaacctTTGGAAGATCAGCGTGAAACCCGTAAACAATTGCAATCAGAAGCTCGAGAACAATAAACTTACTGAAATAGTACTGACCAAACAAACCGGACGCACATGGTTTGAATGGCACAAGGTACTTGGGCACATTGGCCCGCAAGCACTCCAACAACTAAAATCCAACAAAGCAATCAACGGAATGGAGATAATAGAAGACAACATTGGACTCAACTTTGAATGCAACGTATGTATGCAGTCAAAAGCACACACCCGACTGTTTCCAAAAGAATTGCAAACCAAAGTGTCTGAAATCGGCGAATTAATTGTTACCAATGTATGGGGACCCGCTCAAACTACATCTATAGGACGATACAGATATTATGTATCATTTACTGACGTTGCAACTAGATTCACTTGCTTAGGATTTCTCAAACATAAGGATGAAACTCTGAACAAGTATAAAGCATTTGAAGCAATGATAAATACACAGAAAGATAAAAAGATAAAGCAAGTACGCTTTGACAACAGTTGCAAATTTGTAAATAAAGATTGGATCAAGCACACTAACCTGAAAGGTACAATTTTAGAAACCACGGCCCCATACTCAGTGCAACAAAATGGTATTGCTGAAAGGTTAAATTGCACATTAGCAGACAAAGCACGTGCAATGCTACTCAAATTGGGCGCACCAAAGTTCCTTTGGAACAAAGCAATTGCGTACGCCTGTTACCTGAAAAATCGAGTACCGACGCAAGTGCAAGGAAAGTTCTGGAAAACGCCGTTCAAAGCGTTTTGGGGTAAGAGACCCAACGTAAGTGTACTGCAACCATGGGGAACAAAATGCTATGTACTGGATCAGGGGGAGAGCCGCTCTAAGTTAGAATTGAAGACGTTCACGGCTCTATTTACCGGCATATTGGACGTTCAAGGCAAAAGCTGGCGTTATTACAAAACGGGAGCGAACCGTATATTGCACTCACGCAATATATTGTTCCCAAGAACCCATACACAGGCCAATAACATACACAACAACACGGATTGGGGGGAATCAGTCGTTCCACCTGCTGAGGGGGAGAGAATGACTCGCACCAACAGCACTGCGGAACAATGCAACAAAAATGCTAGAACAGGGGGAGCAAATCAAGTCAGTGAACAAATCAAGTCAGAAACAAAACATACTAGTGAGCTGAAAGATATaaaaagcaaaggaaagaGCAAACAGAAAGCATCAAACTCACCAAGCCAATCTACTGAGCCTAAACTCACTACTCACGCTGCTGTTCCTAAACCCAGCTCTACTTGTTCTAAGCTTACTATGCCCCACTCTGGGACTTGTCTTGATACTGCTGAATCTGCTTGCAAGATCAATGCAAACCCCTCCCTCAAGTCCTCTGGCGTCCAAACCCGTCGCCAAAACCCCAACAAGCCCAAGCTCACCTTGGACACCAACTATGGAGGTGTCAAGATCACTGTCAAAGACACTGCCGCCGCTCCCACCGGTTTGTCTAGCCCAAACATCCCTGGTGCATTCACTAACTATGTTACAGAACTTGACAAATACTGCAATGACTCAGGAAGCAATTACtccaacgcatacatccttgGAACAAGCGCAAATCAACACAATTCAGTCACCAACATCACCTTGTTTTGTTCCCACATCCCCTCGCTTGTCTCCAACACCTCGTCTATTATATCTGCCCCAACTATCCCAACCAAACTCGCCTCTGAATTGGCCGCACAGGAGGAACCACGGATCCCGGCCTTCACCCCAACCGGTGAGTTGGCTGGACAATTTGGTGAACTCAAACTTACCTCAGAACACTTCCCACCGCCAGCAGAATCCATCCTGGAGACCTTCACAAACAACAACCTGCACTGGGTTTTTGCCGCCAACCTTCTGGCAACCAGCAATAACCCAACCACTGAGGAGGCATTATTGGGACCAGACGcggacaaatggaaggcaGCAATGGAACAGGAGATTGCAACCTTGGAGAAACAGGGAACGTACAACACCTCAACGCTCCCACCAGGCAGGAAGGCAATGGGATGCCAATGGGtactgtcgtagacacactcaataccagggaatttattcccattttctcggatttaaacgaaggcaaacggacaacattttcgatcacgtgacttcggcgcttatcatacgctaagcgccgagccacgtccccttccgcgcttacctcagcatacgtagccacctccacctgatgacatcattatgacacgtatgcatgagtaaagccgactgcggagcggggttcttattggattaggttttgcatattctgtatttgtaTTTAGTCActtctgtaatatataaggaggccaaccgaccatggtaacacccaggtcaattacctcttgtcgcatccccatcactgtacaagggccttaagcccagtaaacctacttagttacttagtccacaccgccttaagcggccttcttgctgtagttacttagctggtcatcgcccttacggccttggtcaccgtagtatagctggtcgtcgccgtaggatagcttgccgccgccttacgcggttctcacttagatacatccggccgcaagcgccctcctcctcgacgtccttacagacgtctaggacactaggtaatcaaccttacgtcggttgcaaaccgttttGTACCCACCACTAAGAatcaacaaacgagaagggtacctgtactagcacaagcgaaatcacgtgattggggccaccttgcgggacagaataatcaaaagtcccccacccccacgtagtagcaaattgctataaggcagaatACCActattgtccgcatacccacggtcgccgcaccttCTACCAGcgacctcagacagcagatacacccgcttgcagagactaggctctacattacgcccgcccacggctgtaattagcagcacttactgtccaacgctaggtcgtttgacgcagaggtttagcgtttgagTAGtcaagcgctcataagtcctgatataggcactctGGCTATACAGCCTCCACTCCCCCCcactcgcccaccattacctcgcgCACCCCCACTCGCTCCTCATCCC
This genomic interval from Rhizoctonia solani chromosome 11, complete sequence contains the following:
- a CDS encoding integrase core domain protein gives rise to the protein MAEKTPTITGASGLHQIPSLRGTENYNTWRIQMEDILTNLDLYSYVDGTNERPKPKIKIRVTGRKDDDGNDLPDLEVGNDDSAYTEWIKANRKALSNIRLRVEGNVLTHIQSCKYSADAWNLLAATFQVKGTVGLIDLQRKFFSHRMSDSKDIEEHIQCMRGWFQQINDIAPNSCTEADWITTLVASLPDSWDTFTQSVSFEFNTEDKNKLANQVSDLRSRIMAEAHQRNTQQPDGKIFFATNKPSFNKFVRTNMSNKGPDKSKSKCNNCGKIGHWAAKCRGPGGGAFKPNHSNKGGQPNRRFNTPGKARNGNARTHIAIANNSKHKEYAFLTLEDKISLIGKTPNTWIADSGTTTHIAIDWNAFSNYTKSSGYVAGVTGKEPIMGRGTVELLCLNNTEKNKYTKIRLTNVAHVPSLPANLISLSLVTDKGTRILMDQNELQILDKNNRPIIIGSKLKNCKQGNLWKISVKPVNNCNQKLENNKLTEIVLTKQTGRTWFEWHKVLGHIGPQALQQLKSNKAINGMEIIEDNIGLNFECNVSDKARAMLLKLGAPKFLWNKAIAYACYLKNRVPTQVQGKFWKTPFKAFWGKRPNGESRSKLELKTFTALFTGILDVQGKSWRYYKTGANRILHSRNILFPRTHTQANNIHNNTDWGESVVPPAEGERMTRTNSTAEQCNKNARTGGANQVSEQIKSETKHTSELKDIKSKGKSKQKASNSPSQSTEPKLTTHAAVPKPSSTCSKLTMPHSGTCLDTAESACKINANPSLKSSGVQTRRQNPNKPKLTLDTNYGGVKITVKDTAAAPTGLSSPNIPGAFTNYVTELDKYCNDSGSNYSNAYILGTSANQHNSVTNITLFCSHIPSLVSNTSSIISAPTIPTKLASELAAQEEPRIPAFTPTGELAGQFGELKLTSEHFPPPAESILETFTNNNLHWVFAANLLATSNNPTTEEALLGPDADKWKAAMEQEIATLEKQGTYNTSTLPPGRKAMGCQWVLS